The following proteins are co-located in the Pyricularia oryzae 70-15 chromosome 1, whole genome shotgun sequence genome:
- a CDS encoding kinesin light chain: MPPKKRQSTDYHVAWIAPVSDLELLPSRLMLDEEHDAPDYDTAYDDNVYTCGALAGHNVVIATCAPGMTGNVNAGRVTGSMFKTFSSIRMAVLVGIGIGGGVPRAQPSDDPTENVHLGDVVVGWPGDGGPACIYYDSGRWHTDGEFEVLGTINRPDQVLLNALGKLVSDHEMDRSTFDVHRKRLLQSKHNRKFTFPGLQRDQLFNASYQHAGIPKNKCASCDSSQLVQRPERTEEEATGFIFHRGRIATGNAVVKDGERRDQIRDQCNGALCIEMEAAGVDAGRPCLVIRGISDYADSHKGDVWRSYAAGNAAVFARELLSKIPPSSVRNLAIEVHFSVPFSRNEHFVGREEILGRLLKRLPPTAHPNACQRTVIHGLGGIGKTQVAIEAAYRVRDAYPECSVFWVPAVNMTMFDNGYRRVGRALEIQGIEDDDADVKTLVKAALSRNDAKPWLFIIDNVDDLQLLTDGRLTSHLPFSRKGSILFTTRNRQVTAHLQSREGVFDLVQLNDDESRQLLHQGLQTSQIGDEKSTNKLLEYLVCLPLAIRQASAYMQLNIYVTIAKYLEICKASNRNMIAMLSRDFGEQDRYEKTANAIATTWLISFEQITRDAPLAASYLRNIAYFAEKDIPISLLPDGREDWDKVEAVSVLKGYAFVLDRGTVDRFDIHRLVHVAIRNWIQTQGDQGEQVTEVVCQVSERFPWPTHENRDVWTSYLPHAQTVLEFRGYCMEKETLGLLQHNIAEVYNFLGQYEEAEQMHRKTLELREKVLGPENPSTFESMNNLALVLNNQGKYEEAEQMHRTTLELREKVLGPENPSTFESMNNLALVLDNQGKYEEAEQMHRKTSALSEKVLGPENPSTFESMNNLASVFNRQGKYKEAEQMHRKTLELREKVLGPENPSTFNSMNNLASVLDRQGKYEEAEQMHRKTLALREKVLGPENPSTLTSINNLVWVLNRQGKYEEAEDIYRRIQELNVSG, translated from the exons ATGCCGCCCAAGAAGCGACAGTCGACAGACTACCACGTCGCCTGGATCGCCCCCGTATCCGACCTCGAATTGCTGCCGTCGCGCCTGATGCTCGACGAGGAGCACGACGCGCCCGACTACGATACCGCCTACGACGACAACGTTTATACATGCGGAGCCCTTGCCGGTCACAATGTCGTCATCGCAACTTGCGCGCCGGGTATGACCGGCAACGTCAACGCCGGTCGCGTGACGGGTTCAATGTTTAAGACGTTTTCTTCAATTCGCATGGCCGTTCTTGTCGGTATCGGTATCGGTGGCGGGGTACCCCGTGCCCAACCCTCGGACGACCCGACCGAAAACGTGCATCTTGGGGACGTTGTGGTCGGTTGGCCCGGCGACGGAGGGCCCGCGTGTATCTATTACGATTCGGGGAGGTGGCACACGGATGGAGAATTCGAGGTGCTTGGGACGATCAACCGGCCCGATCAAGTGCTTTTGAACGCGCTAGGCAAACTCGTATCGGACCACGAAATGGACAGAAGCACTTTCGACGTGCATCGAAAGCGGTTGCTCCAATCGAAACATAACCGAAAGTTCACTTTTCCAGGCCTTCAGCGAGATCAGCTTTTTAACGCTTCATACCAACATGCTGGTATTCCAAAAAACAAATGCGCAAGTTGCGATAGTAGCCAGCTCGTTCAGCGACCTGAAAGAACGGAAGAAGAAGCGACCGGCTTTATTTTCCACCGGGGCAGGATTGCTACGGGAAACGCGGTGGTGAAGGACGGCGAGCGGCGAGATCAGATCCGAGATCAGTGCAATGGTGCTCTTTGCATCGAGATGGAGGCGGCGGGGGTGGATGCCGGGCGGCCATGTCTGGTTATCCGCGGTATTTCGGACTATGCCGATTCGCACAAAGGCGACGTCTGGAGATCTTATGCGGCAGGGAATGCTGCGGTGTTTGCTCGGGAATTGCTCAGCAAAATCCCGCCGAGTAGCGTTCGAAATTTGGCTATCGAAG TGCATTTTTCTGTCCCGTTCAGCAGGAACGAACACTTTGTAGGCCGAGAAGAAATCCTGGGCCGGCTCCTAAAACGGCTGCCCCCTACAGCACACCCAAACGCCTGCCAACGCACAGTTATCCATGGCCTCGGTGGTATCGGAAAAACGCAGGTCGCCATTGAGGCCGCCTACCGTGTGCGCGATGCATACCCCGAATGCTCCGTGTTTTGGGTCCCAGCCGTGAACATGACCATGTTCGACAATGGCTACCGAAGAGTCGGGCGAGCTTTGGAGATCCAAGGAatagaggacgacgacgccgacgttaaaacgctcgtaAAAGCTGCACTTAGTCGAAATGACGCGAAACCGTGGCTTTTTATTATCGATAACGTCGATGATTTACAGCTCCTAACGGACGGGCGGTTAACATCCCATCTGCCCTTTAGCCGCAAAGGTTCCATCCTTTTCACGACCCGAAACCGTCAAGTAACGGCGCACCTTCAATCTCGAGAGGGTGTGTTCGACCTGGTTCAGCTAAATGATGACGAATCACGTCAGTTATTGCATCAAGGCCTTCAGACGAGCCAAATAGGCGACGAAAAATCGACAAACAAACTCCTGGAATACCTTGTCTGTTTGCCGTTGGCGatcagacaagcttcggccTATATGCAGTTGAATATATATGTAACGATTGCTAAATATTTAGAAATTTGCAAAGCTAGCAATCGAAATATGATCGCCATGCTTAGCAGAGATTTCGGGGAACAGGACCGGTACGAAAAGACAGCCAACGCGATAGCTACAACGTGGCTTATATCTTTCGAACAGATTACGCGTGACGCACCATTGGCAGCATCCTACCTTCGGAACATCGCGTATTTTGCGGAAAAGGATATTCCGATATCGTTGCTGCCTGATGGGCGAGAAGATTGGGACAAAGTCGAAGCTGTAAGTGTTTTGAAAGGGTATGCGTTTGTACTGGATCGTGGAACAGTAGATCGATTCGACATTCATCGGCTTGTGCATGTTGCGATACGGAACTGGATCCAAACTCAGGGCGATCAAGGTGAGCAAGTGACAGAGGTAGTGTGCCAGGTTTCGGAGAGGTTTCCATGGCCAACGCATGAAAACCGAGACGTATGGACTTCTTATTTGCCGCATGCGCAAACGGTGTTGGAATTCCGGGGTTATTGTATGGAGAAGGAAACATTGGGGCTGCTGCAACATAATATTGCAGAGGTATATAATTTTCTTGGGCAGTACGAGGAGGCGGAGCAGATGCATCGGAAGACATTGGAGCTTAGGGAAAAGGTGCTGGGCCCAGAAAACCCGTCGACATTCGAGAGCATGAACAACCTGGCATTGGTGCTTAACAATCAGGGGAAATACGAGGAGGCAGAGCAAATGCACCGGACGACATTGGAACTTAGGGAAAAGGTGCTGGGCCCAGAAAACCCGTCGACATTCGAGAGCATGAACAACCTGGCATTGGTGCTTGACAATCAGGGGAAATACGAGGAGGCAGAGCAAATGCACCGGAAAACATCGGCGCTTAGTGAAAAGGTGCTGGGCCCAGAAAACCCGTCGACATTCGAAAGCATGAACAACCTGGCATCGGTGTTTAACAGGCAGGGGAAATACAAGGAGGCAGAGCAAATGCACCGGAAGACATTAGAGCTTAGGGAAAAGGTGCTGGGCCCAGAAAACCCGTCGACATTTAATAGTATGAACAACCTGGCATCGGTGCTTGACAGGCAGGGGAAATACGAGGAGGCAGAGCAGATGCACCGAAAAACATTGGCGCTTAGGGAAAAGGTGTTGGGCCCAGAAAACCCGTCGACACTTACCAGTATAAACAACCTGGTATGGGTGCTTAACAGACAGGGGAAGTATGAGGAGGCAGAGGATATCTATCGCCGGATACAAGAGTTGAATGTCAGTGGGTAA
- a CDS encoding kinesin light chain, variant translates to MPPKKRQSTDYHVAWIAPVSDLELLPSRLMLDEEHDAPDYDTAYDDNVYTCGALAGHNVVIATCAPGMTGNVNAGRVTGSMFKTFSSIRMAVLVGIGIGGGVPRAQPSDDPTENVHLGDVVVGWPGDGGPACIYYDSGRWHTDGEFEVLGTINRPDQVLLNALGKLVSDHEMDRSTFDVHRKRLLQSKHNRKFTFPGLQRDQLFNASYQHAGIPKNKCASCDSSQLVQRPERTEEEATGFIFHRGRIATGNAVVKDGERRDQIRDQCNGALCIEMEAAGVDAGRPCLVIRGISDYADSHKGDVWRSYAAGNAAVFARELLSKIPPSSVRNLAIEVHFSVPFSRNEHFVGREEILGRLLKRLPPTAHPNACQRTVIHGLGGIGKTQVAIEAAYRVRDAYPECSVFWVPAVNMTMFDNGYRRVGRALEIQGIEDDDADVKTLVKAALSRNDAKPWLFIIDNVDDLQLLTDGRLTSHLPFSRKGSILFTTRNRQVTAHLQSREGVFDLVQLNDDESRQLLHQGLQTSQIGDEKSTNKLLEYLVSSNRNMIAMLSRDFGEQDRYEKTANAIATTWLISFEQITRDAPLAASYLRNIAYFAEKDIPISLLPDGREDWDKVEAGDQGEQVTEVVCQVSERFPWPTHENRDVWTSYLPHAQTVLEFRGYCMEKETLGLLQHNIAEVYNFLGQYEEAEQMHRKTLELREKVLGPENPSTFESMNNLALVLNNQGKYEEAEQMHRKTLELREKVLGPENPSTFNSMNNLASVLDRQGKYEEAEQMHRKTLALREKVLGPENPSTLTSINNLVWVLNRQGKYEEAEDIYRRIQELNVSG, encoded by the exons ATGCCGCCCAAGAAGCGACAGTCGACAGACTACCACGTCGCCTGGATCGCCCCCGTATCCGACCTCGAATTGCTGCCGTCGCGCCTGATGCTCGACGAGGAGCACGACGCGCCCGACTACGATACCGCCTACGACGACAACGTTTATACATGCGGAGCCCTTGCCGGTCACAATGTCGTCATCGCAACTTGCGCGCCGGGTATGACCGGCAACGTCAACGCCGGTCGCGTGACGGGTTCAATGTTTAAGACGTTTTCTTCAATTCGCATGGCCGTTCTTGTCGGTATCGGTATCGGTGGCGGGGTACCCCGTGCCCAACCCTCGGACGACCCGACCGAAAACGTGCATCTTGGGGACGTTGTGGTCGGTTGGCCCGGCGACGGAGGGCCCGCGTGTATCTATTACGATTCGGGGAGGTGGCACACGGATGGAGAATTCGAGGTGCTTGGGACGATCAACCGGCCCGATCAAGTGCTTTTGAACGCGCTAGGCAAACTCGTATCGGACCACGAAATGGACAGAAGCACTTTCGACGTGCATCGAAAGCGGTTGCTCCAATCGAAACATAACCGAAAGTTCACTTTTCCAGGCCTTCAGCGAGATCAGCTTTTTAACGCTTCATACCAACATGCTGGTATTCCAAAAAACAAATGCGCAAGTTGCGATAGTAGCCAGCTCGTTCAGCGACCTGAAAGAACGGAAGAAGAAGCGACCGGCTTTATTTTCCACCGGGGCAGGATTGCTACGGGAAACGCGGTGGTGAAGGACGGCGAGCGGCGAGATCAGATCCGAGATCAGTGCAATGGTGCTCTTTGCATCGAGATGGAGGCGGCGGGGGTGGATGCCGGGCGGCCATGTCTGGTTATCCGCGGTATTTCGGACTATGCCGATTCGCACAAAGGCGACGTCTGGAGATCTTATGCGGCAGGGAATGCTGCGGTGTTTGCTCGGGAATTGCTCAGCAAAATCCCGCCGAGTAGCGTTCGAAATTTGGCTATCGAAG TGCATTTTTCTGTCCCGTTCAGCAGGAACGAACACTTTGTAGGCCGAGAAGAAATCCTGGGCCGGCTCCTAAAACGGCTGCCCCCTACAGCACACCCAAACGCCTGCCAACGCACAGTTATCCATGGCCTCGGTGGTATCGGAAAAACGCAGGTCGCCATTGAGGCCGCCTACCGTGTGCGCGATGCATACCCCGAATGCTCCGTGTTTTGGGTCCCAGCCGTGAACATGACCATGTTCGACAATGGCTACCGAAGAGTCGGGCGAGCTTTGGAGATCCAAGGAatagaggacgacgacgccgacgttaaaacgctcgtaAAAGCTGCACTTAGTCGAAATGACGCGAAACCGTGGCTTTTTATTATCGATAACGTCGATGATTTACAGCTCCTAACGGACGGGCGGTTAACATCCCATCTGCCCTTTAGCCGCAAAGGTTCCATCCTTTTCACGACCCGAAACCGTCAAGTAACGGCGCACCTTCAATCTCGAGAGGGTGTGTTCGACCTGGTTCAGCTAAATGATGACGAATCACGTCAGTTATTGCATCAAGGCCTTCAGACGAGCCAAATAGGCGACGAAAAATCGACAAACAAACTCCTGGAATACCTTGTCT CTAGCAATCGAAATATGATCGCCATGCTTAGCAGAGATTTCGGGGAACAGGACCGGTACGAAAAGACAGCCAACGCGATAGCTACAACGTGGCTTATATCTTTCGAACAGATTACGCGTGACGCACCATTGGCAGCATCCTACCTTCGGAACATCGCGTATTTTGCGGAAAAGGATATTCCGATATCGTTGCTGCCTGATGGGCGAGAAGATTGGGACAAAGTCGAAGCT GGCGATCAAGGTGAGCAAGTGACAGAGGTAGTGTGCCAGGTTTCGGAGAGGTTTCCATGGCCAACGCATGAAAACCGAGACGTATGGACTTCTTATTTGCCGCATGCGCAAACGGTGTTGGAATTCCGGGGTTATTGTATGGAGAAGGAAACATTGGGGCTGCTGCAACATAATATTGCAGAGGTATATAATTTTCTTGGGCAGTACGAGGAGGCGGAGCAGATGCATCGGAAGACATTGGAGCTTAGGGAAAAGGTGCTGGGCCCAGAAAACCCGTCGACATTCGAGAGCATGAACAACCTGGCATTGGTGCTTAACAATCAGGGGAAATACGAGGAG GCAGAGCAAATGCACCGGAAGACATTAGAGCTTAGGGAAAAGGTGCTGGGCCCAGAAAACCCGTCGACATTTAATAGTATGAACAACCTGGCATCGGTGCTTGACAGGCAGGGGAAATACGAGGAGGCAGAGCAGATGCACCGAAAAACATTGGCGCTTAGGGAAAAGGTGTTGGGCCCAGAAAACCCGTCGACACTTACCAGTATAAACAACCTGGTATGGGTGCTTAACAGACAGGGGAAGTATGAGGAGGCAGAGGATATCTATCGCCGGATACAAGAGTTGAATGTCAGTGGGTAA